A section of the Bombus huntii isolate Logan2020A chromosome 5, iyBomHunt1.1, whole genome shotgun sequence genome encodes:
- the LOC126866129 gene encoding protein transport protein Sec61 subunit gamma has protein sequence MDQVKKLTEPGRQFAKDSIRLIKRCTKPDRKEFQKIAIATAIGFCIMGFIGFFVKLIHIPINNIIVGS, from the exons ATGGATCAAGTGAAGAAACTCACCGAACCTGGACGTCAATTCGCGAAAGACAGTATTCGTCTTATTAAACGATGCACGAAGCCTGATAGAAAGG aatttcagaaaattgCCATTGCCACTGCCATTGGTTTTTGTATAATGGGATTTATAGgattttttgttaaattaatcCATATTCCAATTAATAACATCATTGT GGGTTCATAA